A single window of Nicotiana tomentosiformis chromosome 1, ASM39032v3, whole genome shotgun sequence DNA harbors:
- the LOC138904167 gene encoding uncharacterized protein produces the protein MHQQPNNPPPYPSQGQSSSNNEMGQIKSMFKQMMERNADSDAQIASHNTSIRNLEDQMGQISQALNTLPKGAIPSDTVVNPKGRNNMGHAMEVTKRSGRGGVASTSNPRKIMNDDVVVQEEDEPGNDENVNDEVRIDIDGNVEETQDDMNTYREHVIDIPDPVVPKAKAPFPRPPPPYPQRLAKQYNENRIKKFIEMMKSLSINVPLVEALEQMSGYAKFMKDLVTKKRSMNYETIKMTHQVSAIVHSMAPKLEDPGAFTIPCIIGSADFSKAWCDFGASINLMPYSVFKTLGIGQQRPTYMRLQMAGRTMKRPLGIIDYMLVRVDKFILPTDFVILDCEVDYEVPIILGRPFLAIGKDVVYVEARELTFRVGDENVMFHVCKSMRQPNSNKLCSFVDLVTEVIVDDTSTMINVEDPSESMLLNHDEDEKEGLVECENALQEMGSYTNGPRKLSLDLDNQKTPPTKPSIEEPPTL, from the coding sequence ATGCATCAGCAACCcaacaacccgcctccatatccaTCACAAGGGCAAAGCtcttccaataatgagatgggacagataaaaagtatgttcaagcaaatgatggaaagaaatgccgactccgatgcccaaatagcctcccacaacacttctatccgcaacttggaagaccaaatgggtcaaatttctcaagccttGAATACTCTCCCTAAGGGGGCaataccaagtgatacggtagtaaacccgaagggtaGAAACAATATGGGCCATGCTATGGAGGTGACTAAAAGAAGTGGtagaggtggagttgctagtacatccaatccaagaaagatcatgaatgatgatgtggttgtgcaagaagaggatgagccaggaaatgatgagaatgtgaaCGATGAAGTGAGGATAGACATTGATGGAAACGTGGAGGAGACACAAGATGATATGAACACGTatagggaacacgtgatagacataccggaTCCGGTAGTGCCCAAAGCCAAGGCTCCTTTcccaaggcctcctccaccatatcctcaaaggctcgcaAAGCAATACAACGAGAACAGaatcaagaaattcattgaaatgatgaaaagtttgtccataaatgtgcctttggttgaagctttagaacaaatgtcgggatatgccaagttcatgaaggacttagtaacaaagaagaggtcaatgaacTATGAAActatcaaaatgacacatcaagtgagtgccattgtgcattccatggctccaaagctagaagatcctggtgcctttacaattccatgcattATTGGTAGTGCCGATTTCTCCAAAGCCTGGTGTGATTTCggagcgagcattaatttgatgccatattctgtgttcaagacattggggattgggcaacAAAGACCTACTtatatgaggttgcaaatggcgggCCGAacaatgaagagaccattggggataattgattatatgctagttcgggtcgacaagttcatacttcccacagattttgtgatactcgactgtgaggttgactatgaggtgccaatcatattggggagacctttcctagctaTAGGGAAGGACGTAGTATATGTGGAAGCTagggagctcaccttccgggtgggcgatgaaaacgTTATGTTCCACGTCTGCAAATCAATGAGGCAGCCTAATAGCAACAAATTATGTTcgtttgtggatcttgtgactgaggtaattgttgatgacacaagtacTATGATTAATGTGGAAGACCCTTCGGAATCtatgttgttgaatcatgatgaggatgagaaggaaggcttggtAGAATGTGAAAATGCTTTGCAAGAAATGGGATCCTACACAAATGgaccccgaaaactttccttggaccttGATAACcagaagactccaccaacaaagccctcaatcgaggagccacccaCATTGTAG
- the LOC138904168 gene encoding uncharacterized protein — protein MADRSMKRPLGVIEDVLVQVDKFIILADFVIQDCEGDYEVIIILGRPFLATGKSLCAVEAEELTFWFGDEKVVFHLCMSMRKPNSNKVCSLLDLVTNVIDDDTSDTINVGDILEDVLLNFDNDDMDGFMECVNSLKGIVLYNYASRKLSSDLENRNTFPTKPSIEDPPTLELKPLPSHLCYEFFGPCSTLPVILSSCLTNVQIKLEDGPKPSIVHQRRLNEAMQEVVKKEIIKLAGQALYCFLDGYSGYNQILIAVEDQKKTTFTCPCGTFAFMRMPFGLCNALLLEKDAKFNFNDDCVRAFELLKLKFTTTPIITAPNWSVPFELMCDASDIAVRDYLGQRINKIFHLVYYASKTMNSFQVNYIVIVFEIEKFRPYLMSTKVIVHTGHATLHYLMRKEDSKARLMRWVLLWQEFDVDIQDRKGSDNEVADHLSHLEDEGRPHDGLEINDSFPYEQPLAILMKDVPWLADLANFLVHEIILNEFSSSQRKTLKRDCQDYY, from the exons atggccgatcgtagcATGAAAAGGCCgttgggtgtgattgaagatgttttggtccaggttgataaattcattattCTGGCAGACTTTGTCATTCAAGATTGTGAAGGCGATTATGAAGTGataattattcttggaagacctttccttgctacgggtaagTCTCTTTGTGCTGTTGAAGCCGAAGAACTCACTTTCTGgtttggtgatgaaaaagtggtattccatttGTGTATGTCCATgcggaaaccaaatagcaataagGTGTGTTCTCTTTTGGATTTGGTGACTAATGTTATTGATGATGATACAAGTGATACTATCAATGTTGGTGACATATTGGAGgacgtcttgctcaactttgataatGACGATatggatggtttcatggaatgCGTGAACTCTTTAAAGGGAATAGTATTGTACAACTATGCATCCCGGAAATTGTCTTctgatcttgaaaataggaatacttttcctacaaagccttctattgaagatccacctaccttggagttgaagccattgccttcaCACCTTTGTTATGAATTTTTTGGCCCTTGTtcaactttaccggttattctttcctcttgtttgactaacgtgcag atcaagttggaggatggccCTAAACCATCCATTGTACATCAAAGAAGActtaatgaggctatgcaagaagttgtcaagaaggagattatcaa ATTGGCTGGTCAAGCTTTATactgctttcttgatgggtactcgggATATAACCAAATTCTCATTGCCGTGGAAGATCAAAAGAAAACAACATTTACATGTCCCtgtggtacttttgctttcatgaggatgccatttggtttgtgcaatgcattg ctccttgagaaagatgccaagttcaatttcaatgatgattgcgtGAGAGCTTTTGAATTATTAAAGCTCAAATttacaactactcccatcatcaccgctccaaattggagtgtgccttttgaactcatgtgtgatgcaagtgacatagcagtGAGGGATtatttggggcaacgtatcaacaagattttccatttggtctactatgctagtaagaccatgaatagtttcCAAGTCAACTATATCGTTATTGTATTtgaaattgagaagttccgcccgtacttgatgagtactaaagttattgtccacacgggCCATGCAACACTTCATTATCTTATGAGAAAAGAGGACTCCAAAGCtcgattgatgagatgggtactctTGTGGCAAGAATTTGATGTTGACATACAAGATAGGAAAGGTAGTGACAAtgaagtggcggaccacttgtctcatttggaggatgaggggaggccacatgatggacTTGAAATAAATGACTCCTTCCCCTATGAGCAACCTTTGGCAATTTTAATGAAAGATGTGCCATGGTTAGCGGACTTGGCAAATTTTCTTGTGCATGAAATCATTttgaatgagttctcttcaagccaGAGGAAGACGCtcaaaagggattgtcaagattattattaa